The following are encoded together in the Citrobacter arsenatis genome:
- the ompF gene encoding porin OmpF: MMKRNILAVVIPALLVAGAANAAEVYNKDGNKLDIYGKTVGLHYFSDSADNDGDQTYARLGFKGETQINSDLSGYGQWEYNFAGNNSEGGSDAQNGNKTRLAFAGLKFGDAGSFDYGRNYGIVYDALGYTDMLPEFGGDTAYSDNFFVGRVGGVATYRNSNFFGLVDGLNFGIQYLGKNERDGNTGRSNGDGVGGSVSYEIDGFGIVGAYGAADRTNAQENSFYGNGGKKAEQWATGVKYDANNIYLAANYGETRNATRISGAGNSGFANKTEDVFVVAQYQFDFGLRPSISYNKSKAKDVEGIGDVDLVDYFEVGATYYFNKNMSTYVDYQINQIDSDNKLGVNSDDIVAVGIVYQF; this comes from the coding sequence ATGATGAAGCGCAATATTCTGGCAGTGGTTATCCCTGCTCTGCTGGTAGCCGGGGCAGCTAACGCTGCAGAAGTTTATAACAAAGATGGCAACAAACTGGATATCTACGGTAAAACCGTTGGTCTGCACTATTTCTCTGACAGCGCTGATAACGATGGCGATCAGACTTATGCTCGTCTTGGTTTCAAAGGGGAAACTCAGATTAATTCCGATCTGTCCGGCTACGGTCAGTGGGAATACAACTTTGCCGGTAACAACTCTGAAGGCGGCAGCGACGCTCAGAACGGTAACAAAACCCGTCTGGCATTTGCCGGTCTGAAATTTGGCGACGCAGGCTCATTCGATTACGGTCGTAACTACGGTATCGTTTACGATGCGCTGGGTTACACCGATATGCTGCCAGAGTTTGGTGGTGATACCGCGTACAGCGACAACTTCTTCGTTGGTCGTGTTGGTGGTGTTGCAACCTACCGTAACTCTAACTTCTTCGGTCTGGTTGACGGCCTGAACTTCGGTATCCAGTATCTGGGTAAAAACGAGCGTGATGGCAATACCGGTCGTTCTAACGGCGACGGCGTTGGCGGATCTGTAAGCTACGAAATTGATGGCTTCGGTATCGTCGGTGCATACGGCGCGGCTGACCGCACCAACGCGCAGGAAAACTCTTTCTACGGCAACGGCGGTAAAAAAGCTGAGCAGTGGGCTACCGGGGTGAAATACGATGCTAATAACATCTACCTGGCAGCAAACTACGGTGAAACCCGTAACGCAACCCGCATCTCAGGTGCTGGTAACAGCGGCTTCGCAAACAAAACTGAAGACGTGTTCGTCGTTGCTCAGTACCAGTTCGATTTCGGTCTGCGTCCGTCCATCTCCTACAACAAATCTAAAGCGAAAGACGTAGAAGGTATCGGTGACGTAGATCTGGTTGATTACTTCGAAGTTGGTGCGACCTACTACTTCAACAAAAATATGTCCACCTATGTTGACTACCAGATCAACCAGATTGATTCTGACAACAAACTGGGCGTGAACTCTGACGACATCGTTGCAGTCGGTATCGTTTACCAGTTCTAA
- the aspC gene encoding aspartate transaminase, with translation MFENITAAPADPILGLADLFRADDRPGKINLGIGVYKDETGKTPVLTSVKKAEQYILENETTKNYLGIDGIPEFGRCTQELLFGKESSLINDKRARTAQTPGGTGALRVAADFLAKNTSAKRVWVSNPSWPNHKSVFNSAGLEVREYNYYDAANHSLDFDALLASLSEAQAGDVVLFHGCCHNPTGIDPTLEQWQTLAQLSVEKGWLPLFDFAYQGFARGLEEDAEGLRAFAALHKELIVASSYSKNFGLYNERVGACTLVAADAETVDRAFSQMKSAIRANYSNPPAHGASVVATILSNDALRAIWEQELTDMRQRIQRMRLLFVNTLQEKGANRDFSFIIKQNGMFSFSGLTKEQVLRLREEFGVYAVASGRVNVAGMTPDNMAPLCEAIVAVL, from the coding sequence ATGTTTGAGAACATTACCGCCGCTCCTGCCGACCCCATTTTGGGTCTGGCTGATTTGTTTCGTGCCGATGACCGCCCTGGAAAAATAAACCTCGGGATCGGTGTATATAAAGATGAGACAGGCAAAACGCCGGTACTGACCAGCGTTAAAAAAGCCGAGCAATATATACTGGAAAATGAAACCACCAAAAATTACCTTGGCATTGACGGTATTCCAGAGTTTGGTCGTTGCACTCAGGAATTACTGTTTGGTAAAGAGAGTTCGCTTATCAACGACAAACGTGCACGTACCGCACAGACCCCTGGCGGTACTGGCGCACTGCGTGTGGCAGCTGATTTCCTGGCGAAAAACACGTCGGCTAAACGCGTATGGGTGAGCAATCCAAGCTGGCCTAACCATAAGAGCGTGTTTAACTCCGCCGGTCTGGAAGTTCGTGAATACAACTATTACGATGCGGCGAACCATTCTTTAGACTTTGATGCGCTGCTGGCAAGCCTCAGCGAAGCGCAGGCTGGCGACGTGGTGTTATTTCACGGCTGCTGCCATAACCCAACCGGTATCGACCCTACTCTGGAGCAGTGGCAAACGCTGGCCCAGCTTTCTGTCGAAAAAGGTTGGTTGCCGCTGTTTGACTTCGCATACCAGGGCTTTGCCCGTGGTCTGGAAGAAGATGCAGAAGGTCTGCGCGCATTCGCAGCGCTGCACAAAGAGCTGATCGTCGCGAGCTCCTACTCCAAGAACTTTGGCCTGTACAATGAGCGCGTAGGCGCCTGTACGCTGGTTGCAGCCGATGCTGAAACCGTTGACCGTGCGTTTAGCCAGATGAAGTCCGCCATTCGCGCTAACTACTCCAACCCGCCAGCACACGGCGCTTCCGTCGTCGCCACTATTCTGAGCAACGACGCGCTGCGTGCTATCTGGGAACAGGAACTGACTGATATGCGCCAACGCATTCAGCGCATGCGTCTACTGTTCGTGAATACGCTGCAGGAGAAAGGTGCAAACCGCGACTTCAGCTTTATCATCAAACAGAACGGCATGTTCTCATTCAGCGGCCTGACCAAAGAACAGGTTCTGCGTCTGCGTGAAGAATTTGGCGTCTATGCCGTCGCTTCCGGACGCGTAAACGTGGCAGGAATGACGCCAGATAATATGGCGCCGCTGTGCGAAGCGATTGTCGCAGTACTGTAA
- the ldtD gene encoding L,D-transpeptidase, with the protein MLLNKMCGRRLSAISLCLAVTFAPLFNAQADEPEMIPGDSSATVSEQPTALSQPQVQSSATAIMAGIQPLPEGVSVDKARAELQSQLPAGYTPVYMSQLELLYAAREMKPMWENRDAVKAFQQQLAEVAIAGFQPQFTNWVALLTDPAVTGQARDIVLSDAMMGYLHFIANIPVKGNRWLYSDKPYALTTPPISVINQWQVALDNGQLTSFVANLAPQHPQYAAMHESLLKLVSDTQPWPRLTSTATLRPGEWSNDIPALREILRRTGMLESVVSTAAKEGRGAYDRELVDAVKRFQTWQGLGADGAIGPATRDWLNVTPAQRAGVLALNIQRLRLLPGELSTGIMVNIPAYSLVYYQNGNQVLASRVIVGRPDRKTPMMSSALNNVVVNPPWNVPPTLARKDILPKVWNDPGYLERHGYTVMRGWNSKETIDPWQVDWATITASNLPFRFQQAPGAHNSLGRYKFNMPSSDAIYLHDTPNHNLFQKDTRALSSGCVRVNKASELANMLLQDAGWNDTRISDALKQGDTRYVNIRQNIPVNLYYLTAFVGSDGRTQYRTDIYNYDLTARSSAQIVSKAEQLIR; encoded by the coding sequence ATGTTGCTTAATAAAATGTGTGGTCGTCGGCTGTCGGCAATCAGTTTGTGCCTGGCCGTAACATTCGCTCCACTGTTCAATGCGCAGGCCGATGAGCCTGAAATGATCCCTGGCGATAGCTCAGCGACCGTCAGTGAACAGCCAACAGCGTTATCGCAGCCGCAGGTACAATCTTCCGCGACGGCTATCATGGCGGGTATTCAACCGCTGCCGGAGGGCGTGTCAGTTGATAAAGCCCGCGCCGAACTACAATCTCAACTTCCAGCGGGTTATACACCGGTTTATATGAGCCAGCTGGAACTGCTGTATGCCGCACGCGAAATGAAACCAATGTGGGAAAATCGTGATGCGGTAAAAGCCTTTCAGCAACAGTTAGCTGAGGTGGCAATTGCCGGCTTTCAGCCGCAGTTCACCAACTGGGTCGCACTTCTGACTGACCCGGCAGTAACCGGTCAGGCCAGAGATATTGTGCTGTCAGATGCGATGATGGGCTATCTGCACTTTATAGCCAATATTCCTGTCAAAGGTAATCGCTGGCTTTATAGTGATAAGCCCTATGCGTTGACGACGCCGCCAATTTCTGTGATCAATCAGTGGCAGGTCGCGTTAGATAACGGCCAACTGACTTCGTTCGTCGCCAATCTGGCGCCGCAACATCCGCAGTACGCAGCAATGCATGAATCGCTACTTAAGTTGGTGAGCGACACGCAGCCCTGGCCGCGGTTAACCAGTACCGCGACGCTGCGCCCGGGAGAGTGGAGTAATGACATCCCGGCGCTGCGCGAAATTTTGCGCCGCACCGGGATGCTGGAATCCGTTGTCAGTACCGCAGCCAAAGAAGGACGAGGCGCTTACGATCGTGAACTTGTCGACGCGGTAAAGCGTTTTCAGACGTGGCAGGGGCTTGGCGCCGATGGCGCGATTGGCCCTGCCACGCGTGACTGGCTGAACGTGACACCCGCGCAACGTGCGGGGGTGCTGGCATTAAATATTCAGCGCTTGCGCCTGCTGCCGGGTGAGTTGTCTACCGGCATCATGGTGAACATTCCTGCTTACTCGCTGGTTTATTATCAGAACGGCAACCAGGTGCTGGCCTCACGCGTTATTGTCGGGCGTCCCGATCGTAAAACGCCGATGATGAGCAGCGCACTGAATAACGTGGTCGTTAATCCGCCGTGGAACGTGCCGCCAACGCTGGCCCGAAAAGATATCCTGCCTAAAGTCTGGAATGACCCCGGATACCTTGAACGCCACGGCTATACCGTGATGCGCGGCTGGAACAGCAAAGAGACGATAGATCCGTGGCAGGTAGACTGGGCCACGATCACCGCATCCAATCTGCCGTTCCGCTTCCAGCAGGCACCGGGAGCGCATAACTCGCTCGGGCGCTATAAATTCAATATGCCGAGTTCGGATGCTATTTATCTGCACGATACGCCGAACCACAATCTGTTCCAGAAGGATACGCGGGCATTAAGCTCCGGCTGCGTGCGTGTGAATAAGGCTTCTGAGCTGGCAAATATGCTGCTACAGGATGCGGGGTGGAATGATACGCGCATCTCAGATGCTCTGAAGCAAGGGGATACGAGGTACGTGAATATTCGCCAGAATATTCCGGTCAACCTCTACTATCTGACCGCATTTGTTGGCTCAGATGGTCGCACGCAGTATCGTACAGATATTTACAATTACGATCTAACAGCGCGATCCAGTGCACAAATTGTGTCAAAAGCCGAACAATTAATCAGATAA
- a CDS encoding YcbK family protein produces MDKFDANRRKLLALGGIALGAAILPTPAFATLSTPRPRILTLNNLHTGESIKAEFFDGRGYIQDELAKLNHFFRDFRANKVKSIDPGLFDQLFRLQGLLGTRKPVQLISGYRSIDTNNELRARSRGVAKKSYHTKGQAMDFHIEGIALSNIRKAALSMRAGGVGYYPSSNFVHIDTGPARHW; encoded by the coding sequence ATGGACAAATTTGACGCTAATCGCCGCAAACTGCTGGCGCTTGGTGGCATTGCCCTCGGCGCTGCCATCCTGCCTACGCCTGCGTTTGCTACACTCTCTACCCCACGTCCGCGTATATTGACTCTGAATAACCTGCATACCGGTGAGTCAATAAAAGCAGAGTTTTTTGATGGCAGGGGCTATATTCAGGACGAATTAGCAAAACTTAACCACTTTTTCCGTGATTTTCGGGCCAATAAAGTGAAATCCATTGACCCGGGACTGTTTGATCAACTCTTCCGTCTGCAGGGCCTGCTGGGCACGCGTAAACCCGTACAGCTGATCTCAGGCTATCGCTCTATCGATACCAATAACGAACTTCGTGCGCGCAGCCGTGGTGTAGCAAAGAAAAGCTACCACACAAAAGGCCAGGCCATGGATTTCCATATTGAAGGCATCGCATTAAGCAATATTCGCAAAGCTGCGTTATCTATGCGCGCAGGTGGTGTAGGATACTACCCCAGCAGTAACTTTGTGCATATCGACACCGGGCCTGCACGGCACTGGTGA
- the mukB gene encoding chromosome partition protein MukB yields MIERGKFRSLTLINWNGFFARTFDLDELVTTLSGGNGAGKSTTMAAFVTALIPDLTLLHFRNTTEAGATSGSRDKGLHGKLKAGVCYSMLDVLNSRHQRVVVGVRLQQVAGRDRKVDIKPFAIQGLPMSVQPTQLVTETLNERQARVLSLSELKEKLDEMEGVQFKQFNSITDYHSLMFDLGIIARRLRSASDRSKFYRLIEASLYGGISSAITRSLRDYLLPENSGVRKAFQDMEAALRENRMTLEAIRVTQSDRDLFKHLISEATNYVAADYMRHANERRIHLDKALEYRRELHTSRKQLAAEQYKHVDMARELGEHNGAEGDLEADYQAASDHLNLVQTALRQQEKIERYEADLEELQVRLEEQNEVVAEAVDRQDENEARAEAAELEVDELKSQLADYQQALDVQQTRAIQYTQAIQALNRAKELCHLPDLTADSAAEWLETFQAKEQEATEKLLTLEQKMSVAQTAHSQFEQAYQLVAAINGPLARSEAWSVARELLREGVEQRHLAEQVQPLRMRLSELEQRLREQQDAERLLAEFCKRQGKQFDIDELEALHQELEARIAALSDSVSSASEQRMTLRQEQEQLQSRIQHLMKRAPVWLAAQNSLNQLSEQCGEEFTSSQDVTEYLQQLLEREREAIVERDEVGARKNAVDEEIERLSQPGGAEDQRLNALAERFGGVLLSEIYDDVSLEDAPYFSALYGPSRHAIVVPDLSLITEQLEGLTDCPEDLYFIEGDPQSFDDSVFSVDELEKAVVVKTAERQWRYSRFPTVPIFGRAARESRIETLHAEREGLSERFATLSFDVQKTQRLHQAFSRFIGSHLSVAFEDDPEAEIRQLNGRRVELERALTNHENDNQQSRMQFEQAKEGVSALNRLLPRLNLLADDTLADRVDEIRERLDEAQEAARFVQQHGNQLAKLEPIVSVLQNDPEQFEQLKEDYAYSQQMQRDARQQAFALTEVVQRRAHFSYSDSAEMLSGNSDLNEKLRERLEQAEAERTRAREALRSHAAQLSQYNQVMASLKSSYDTKKELLNDLQRELQDIGVRADSGAEERARIRRDELHAQLSNNRARRNQLEKALTFCEAEMDNLTRKLRKLERDYFEMREQVVTAKAGWCAVMRMVKDNGVERRLHRRELAYLSGDELRSMSDKALGALRLAVADNEHLRDVLRMSEDPKRPERKIQFFVAVYQHLRERIRQDIIRTDDPVEAIEQMEIELSRLTEELTSREQKLAISSRSVANIIRKTIQREQNRIRMLNQGLQSVSFGQVNSVRLNVNVRETHATLLDVLSEQHEQHQDLFNSNRLTFSEALAKLYQRLNPQIDMGQRTPQTIGEELLDYRNYLEMEVEVNRGSDGWLRAESGALSTGEAIGTGMSILVMVVQSWEDEGRRLRGKDISPCRLLFLDEAARLDARSIATLFELCERLQMQLIIAAPENISPEKGTTYKLVRKVFQNTEHVHVVGLRGFAPQLPEPLPGTEDASSQAS; encoded by the coding sequence ATGATTGAACGCGGTAAATTTCGCTCACTTACGCTGATTAACTGGAATGGTTTTTTTGCCCGTACGTTCGACCTTGACGAACTGGTTACCACGCTTTCCGGCGGTAACGGTGCGGGTAAGTCCACCACCATGGCAGCATTTGTTACGGCGCTCATCCCGGACTTAACGCTGCTGCATTTCCGTAACACCACCGAAGCCGGTGCAACTAGCGGCTCACGTGATAAGGGTCTGCACGGTAAGCTGAAAGCGGGTGTTTGTTACTCAATGCTCGACGTCCTCAACTCGCGGCATCAGCGCGTGGTCGTCGGTGTGCGTCTGCAACAGGTTGCCGGTCGCGATCGTAAAGTGGATATTAAACCGTTTGCCATTCAGGGACTGCCGATGTCGGTGCAGCCAACCCAACTGGTAACGGAAACGTTGAATGAACGCCAGGCGCGCGTGTTGTCCCTCTCTGAGCTGAAAGAGAAGCTTGATGAGATGGAAGGCGTGCAGTTCAAGCAGTTCAACTCAATAACTGATTATCACTCGCTGATGTTTGATCTGGGCATCATTGCCCGTCGTCTGCGTTCTGCGTCTGACCGTAGTAAATTCTATCGTCTGATTGAAGCCTCGCTGTACGGCGGGATCTCCAGCGCCATTACCCGTTCACTGCGTGATTACCTGCTGCCAGAAAACAGCGGTGTACGTAAAGCGTTCCAGGATATGGAAGCCGCGCTACGTGAAAACCGTATGACGCTGGAAGCGATTCGCGTAACCCAGTCTGACCGCGATCTGTTTAAGCATTTGATCAGCGAAGCGACCAACTATGTGGCCGCCGATTATATGCGCCACGCCAACGAACGTCGTATTCATCTCGATAAAGCGCTGGAATATCGTCGTGAGTTGCATACCTCACGCAAGCAGTTGGCAGCCGAGCAGTACAAGCACGTGGATATGGCGCGCGAACTGGGCGAGCATAACGGCGCGGAAGGCGATCTGGAAGCAGATTACCAGGCCGCGAGCGATCACCTGAATCTGGTGCAAACCGCGCTGCGTCAGCAGGAAAAAATTGAACGCTACGAAGCGGATCTTGAAGAACTGCAGGTGCGCCTTGAAGAACAAAATGAGGTGGTTGCGGAAGCCGTTGACCGTCAGGATGAAAACGAAGCCCGCGCAGAAGCTGCTGAACTGGAAGTGGATGAGCTGAAAAGCCAGCTTGCCGATTACCAGCAGGCGCTGGACGTCCAGCAAACGCGAGCCATTCAGTATACCCAGGCGATCCAGGCGCTGAATCGGGCAAAAGAGCTTTGCCATTTACCCGATCTGACAGCCGACAGCGCTGCCGAATGGCTGGAAACCTTCCAGGCCAAAGAACAGGAAGCCACTGAAAAACTGCTGACGCTGGAACAAAAAATGAGCGTGGCGCAAACCGCGCACAGTCAGTTCGAACAGGCTTATCAGCTGGTGGCGGCTATCAATGGTCCGCTGGCGCGTAGTGAAGCCTGGAGCGTGGCGCGTGAACTGCTGCGGGAAGGCGTGGAACAGCGCCATCTGGCGGAGCAGGTTCAGCCGTTGCGTATGCGACTCAGCGAGCTGGAGCAGCGTCTGCGCGAACAGCAGGACGCCGAGCGTCTGCTGGCTGAATTCTGCAAGCGTCAGGGGAAACAGTTCGATATCGATGAGCTGGAAGCGCTGCACCAGGAGCTGGAGGCGCGTATCGCCGCCTTGTCGGATAGCGTTTCTTCTGCCAGCGAACAGCGTATGACGTTGCGCCAGGAGCAGGAGCAACTTCAGTCTCGTATCCAGCATCTGATGAAACGCGCGCCTGTCTGGCTGGCCGCGCAAAATAGCCTGAACCAGCTTAGCGAACAGTGCGGCGAAGAATTTACTTCAAGCCAGGACGTAACCGAGTATCTGCAACAATTGCTGGAGCGCGAGCGTGAAGCCATTGTTGAGCGTGATGAAGTCGGCGCGCGCAAAAACGCGGTTGATGAAGAGATTGAACGTTTAAGTCAGCCGGGCGGGGCGGAAGATCAGCGCCTGAACGCGCTCGCGGAACGCTTCGGCGGCGTACTGCTGTCAGAAATCTATGACGACGTTAGCCTTGAAGATGCGCCGTACTTCTCTGCGCTGTACGGGCCTTCGCGTCATGCCATCGTGGTGCCGGATCTGTCGCTGATTACCGAACAGCTTGAAGGGCTGACGGATTGTCCTGAAGATCTCTATTTCATCGAAGGTGATCCGCAGTCGTTTGATGACAGCGTATTCAGCGTTGATGAGCTGGAAAAAGCGGTGGTGGTGAAAACCGCCGAGCGTCAGTGGCGTTATTCCCGCTTCCCGACGGTGCCGATTTTTGGTCGTGCGGCGCGAGAAAGCCGTATCGAAACCCTGCATGCCGAGCGTGAAGGACTGTCAGAACGTTTCGCCACGCTCTCCTTTGACGTTCAGAAAACCCAGCGCCTGCATCAGGCGTTCAGCCGCTTTATCGGCAGCCATCTGTCAGTGGCGTTTGAAGACGATCCAGAAGCGGAAATTCGCCAACTGAATGGCCGTCGCGTTGAACTGGAACGTGCGCTGACTAATCATGAAAATGATAATCAGCAAAGCCGTATGCAGTTTGAACAGGCGAAAGAGGGTGTATCAGCGCTTAACCGCCTGCTGCCGCGTTTGAATCTGCTGGCAGATGACACGCTGGCCGATCGCGTGGACGAAATTCGCGAGCGTCTGGATGAGGCCCAGGAAGCCGCGCGTTTTGTGCAGCAGCATGGCAATCAGTTAGCCAAACTGGAACCTATCGTTTCTGTTCTGCAAAATGACCCTGAGCAGTTTGAACAACTGAAGGAAGATTACGCGTATTCCCAGCAGATGCAGCGCGATGCGCGTCAGCAGGCTTTTGCCCTGACCGAAGTGGTGCAACGTCGGGCGCACTTTAGCTATTCCGACTCTGCCGAAATGCTCAGCGGCAACAGCGATCTGAACGAAAAACTGCGTGAGCGCCTGGAACAGGCGGAAGCTGAACGTACCCGCGCCCGTGAAGCGCTGCGCAGTCACGCCGCACAACTAAGCCAGTACAATCAGGTCATGGCGTCGCTGAAAAGCTCCTATGACACCAAAAAAGAACTGCTTAACGATTTACAGCGTGAACTGCAGGATATCGGCGTTCGTGCGGACAGCGGAGCCGAAGAGCGTGCGCGTATTCGTCGTGATGAACTGCATGCGCAGCTCAGCAATAACCGTGCACGCCGTAACCAACTGGAAAAAGCGCTAACCTTCTGCGAAGCGGAGATGGACAACCTGACCCGTAAACTGCGCAAACTGGAACGTGATTACTTTGAGATGCGCGAGCAGGTCGTTACTGCAAAAGCCGGCTGGTGTGCGGTGATGCGGATGGTGAAAGATAACGGCGTTGAACGCCGCCTGCACCGTCGCGAGCTGGCGTATCTTTCCGGTGATGAACTGCGTTCGATGTCGGATAAGGCGCTCGGTGCGCTGCGCCTGGCGGTTGCGGATAACGAACACCTGCGCGATGTGCTGCGCATGTCTGAAGATCCAAAACGCCCGGAGCGTAAAATTCAGTTCTTCGTCGCGGTTTACCAGCATCTGCGTGAACGTATTCGCCAGGATATTATCCGTACCGACGATCCGGTTGAAGCCATTGAACAGATGGAGATCGAACTGAGCCGTCTGACGGAAGAGTTAACCTCCCGCGAACAGAAGCTGGCGATCAGCTCTCGCAGCGTGGCGAACATCATTCGTAAGACGATTCAGCGCGAACAGAACCGTATTCGCATGCTGAATCAGGGGCTGCAAAGCGTGTCGTTTGGCCAGGTAAACAGCGTTCGTCTGAACGTCAACGTACGTGAGACGCATGCTACCTTGCTGGACGTACTTTCCGAGCAGCATGAGCAGCACCAGGATCTGTTTAACAGCAATCGTCTGACCTTCTCTGAAGCGCTGGCGAAGCTGTATCAGCGACTGAATCCGCAGATTGATATGGGGCAACGCACGCCGCAAACCATCGGTGAGGAGCTGCTGGATTACCGTAACTATCTGGAAATGGAAGTCGAGGTTAACCGTGGTTCTGACGGCTGGCTGCGTGCTGAATCTGGCGCGTTGTCAACGGGTGAAGCGATCGGGACCGGGATGTCTATTCTGGTGATGGTTGTACAAAGCTGGGAAGACGAAGGTCGCCGACTGCGCGGGAAAGATATCTCTCCTTGCCGTCTGCTGTTCCTTGATGAAGCTGCGCGACTCGATGCGCGCTCTATCGCGACCCTGTTTGAACTGTGCGAGCGTTTGCAGATGCAGCTAATTATCGCTGCGCCGGAAAACATCAGCCCAGAGAAAGGCACTACCTACAAACTGGTGCGTAAAGTCTTCCAGAACACCGAACACGTTCACGTGGTGGGGCTGCGCGGGTTTGCGCCTCAGCTACCTGAGCCGTTACCTGGCACCGAAGATGCTTCCTCGCAGGCAAGCTAA
- a CDS encoding MBL fold metallo-hydrolase, whose product MNYRIIPVTAFAQNCSLIWCEQTRLAALVDPGGDAEKIKQEVDASGLTLMQILLTHGHLDHVGAAAELAQHYGVPVIGPEKEDEFWLQGLPAQSRMFGLGDCEPLTPDRWLNEGDRVSVGNVTLQVLHCPGHTPGHVVFFDEQSKLLISGDVIFKGGVGRSDFPRGDHSQLIDSIKRKLLPLGDDVTFIPGHGPLSTLGNERLHNPFLQDEMPVW is encoded by the coding sequence ATGAACTATCGTATTATTCCGGTCACTGCCTTCGCCCAGAACTGCTCGTTAATCTGGTGTGAGCAGACTCGTCTGGCCGCATTGGTCGATCCCGGCGGTGATGCCGAGAAAATCAAACAGGAAGTAGATGCCAGCGGTCTGACGCTTATGCAGATTCTGCTTACCCATGGTCATCTTGACCATGTTGGCGCAGCGGCTGAACTGGCACAGCATTATGGTGTACCGGTTATTGGTCCGGAAAAAGAAGATGAGTTCTGGCTACAGGGACTTCCTGCTCAGAGCCGCATGTTTGGCCTGGGCGATTGTGAGCCGCTGACCCCCGATCGCTGGTTGAATGAAGGCGACCGGGTAAGCGTGGGCAATGTGACGTTACAGGTGCTGCACTGTCCGGGCCACACGCCGGGACATGTGGTCTTCTTTGATGAGCAATCAAAATTACTGATTTCTGGTGATGTGATTTTCAAAGGCGGCGTAGGGCGCAGCGATTTTCCTCGCGGAGATCATAGCCAACTGATCGATTCGATTAAACGTAAACTTTTGCCGTTGGGCGATGATGTGACGTTTATTCCGGGTCATGGACCACTTTCTACGCTGGGTAACGAACGGCTACATAACCCGTTCCTGCAGGATGAAATGCCTGTCTGGTAA